A genomic stretch from Candidatus Brocadiaceae bacterium includes:
- a CDS encoding CusA/CzcA family heavy metal efflux RND transporter — MINKLIEYSLQLRLLVMLAIGAIIILGIFYLKRLPIDAVPDISPNQVQINTEVPGLGPIEMEKLISFPIEFSMSSLPKVKEIRSLSKTGLSQVLVFFDDDVDIYFARQLILERLQTAKEQLPQILNAQPEMGPISTGLGEIYQYTVTGEGKTLMELRTIQDWMIRPRLLSIPGVNEVNSFGGFVKQYQVLIHPNKLITYDITLRQVFQALADNNINAGGQYIEHASEQYLVRGIGLINTIQDIEDIVVHATKEGIPIYVKNLADVTLGSEVRYGAVTRDGKGEVVTGVTMMLKGENSRTVVEVIKQKVKEIRQSLPEGVDMIPFYDRAHLVNEVVRTVFTNLSIGIFLVILILVFLMGNIRGALLVAFSIPLTAFMTFCGMYYARIPVTVMSLGALDFGMVVNGSIVMVENIMRRISLKKKTGAHHQTILQAAYEVSRPVLFAVGIIVIIYLPLMTLQGIEGKMFKPMAYTVSIAMFSSLFVAIFIMPSLCSFTFFKGLKPHTHEGDFDNRVIRFFKYYYRYALGKTLSHPRTTIISATACLLFSLVFVPFLGGEFMPKLDEGSLAINVVRLPSISLTESVESCRLIEKTLLKYPEVETVVSKTGRPEIATDPMGQQISDVFVMLKPKKTWRPGLTKEELVVQMKKDLEKIPGMRYSFSQPIELRVSEMVAGVRSDIAIWLYGEDYEVLIPKAAEINAIITSIAGARDVKTEQVDGLPVIQTKIDRTAIARYGINVSDVQDVIETAIGGKAATQVLEDVMRFDLFVRYAEETRNTVEKIKNILVSSPGGVRVPLSQLADISVVEGPAQISRQNGKRRIVVECNVRGRDIGSFVAEAQRQIQANVELPAGYYLNWGGQFENMQQAKHRLFIVVPVSLGIIFVLLYLAFRSIKNTLLIYIDIPLMATGGIIALFLRGMPLSVSAGVGFIVLFGLGILADTVMISFINDLRQGGMKMRDAIIEGATIRLRPILMAAFTDIIGFLPMAVSKEMGAEVQKPLATVIIGGLIFSNFISLFVIPSLYQWLPKRIETS; from the coding sequence ATGATAAACAAGCTCATTGAATACTCTTTGCAACTCCGTCTTCTGGTCATGCTGGCCATAGGCGCCATTATAATACTTGGTATATTCTACCTGAAACGGCTGCCCATTGATGCCGTTCCTGACATATCGCCAAATCAGGTGCAGATCAACACGGAAGTGCCAGGACTCGGCCCCATTGAAATGGAGAAGCTCATATCGTTTCCCATTGAGTTTTCCATGAGTAGCCTGCCCAAGGTAAAGGAAATACGATCACTTTCAAAGACGGGGCTCTCTCAGGTCCTGGTCTTTTTTGATGATGACGTCGATATTTACTTTGCCCGGCAATTGATACTCGAACGGTTGCAGACGGCAAAGGAACAACTCCCTCAGATTTTAAACGCCCAGCCTGAAATGGGACCCATCAGCACGGGCCTGGGAGAAATATACCAGTATACGGTTACCGGTGAAGGGAAAACCCTTATGGAGCTGAGAACGATACAGGACTGGATGATCAGGCCTCGGTTGCTGAGTATTCCGGGCGTCAATGAAGTGAACAGCTTTGGTGGTTTTGTAAAGCAATACCAGGTACTGATTCACCCGAATAAGCTGATCACCTATGACATCACTCTTCGCCAGGTCTTTCAAGCACTTGCCGACAACAATATCAATGCGGGCGGTCAATACATAGAACATGCCTCGGAACAATATCTGGTGCGGGGTATTGGTTTGATCAATACCATACAGGACATCGAGGATATTGTGGTTCATGCCACAAAGGAAGGAATACCTATTTATGTAAAAAATCTGGCGGATGTAACGCTGGGTTCCGAGGTTCGCTATGGGGCCGTTACCAGGGATGGCAAAGGAGAAGTGGTCACCGGTGTCACCATGATGCTTAAAGGAGAGAATAGCCGTACCGTTGTTGAGGTGATAAAACAAAAGGTAAAGGAAATCAGACAAAGCCTGCCAGAAGGCGTTGATATGATTCCGTTCTATGACCGGGCGCATCTCGTCAATGAAGTCGTTCGTACCGTCTTTACCAATCTCAGTATAGGTATTTTTCTGGTAATTCTGATACTTGTTTTCCTGATGGGAAATATCCGCGGGGCCCTTCTCGTGGCATTTTCCATTCCACTCACGGCGTTTATGACCTTTTGCGGGATGTATTACGCCCGCATTCCTGTCACGGTAATGAGCCTCGGTGCATTGGATTTCGGCATGGTGGTAAATGGCTCCATTGTTATGGTGGAAAATATCATGCGTCGCATTTCACTGAAAAAGAAAACAGGTGCTCATCATCAGACGATACTTCAGGCCGCTTATGAAGTGAGCAGGCCTGTATTATTTGCCGTGGGTATTATTGTCATTATCTATCTTCCCCTTATGACCCTGCAGGGTATTGAAGGAAAGATGTTCAAACCCATGGCCTACACCGTCAGTATCGCCATGTTCAGCTCTCTCTTTGTTGCAATCTTCATTATGCCATCGCTCTGTTCATTTACCTTTTTCAAGGGCTTGAAACCCCATACTCATGAAGGCGATTTTGATAATCGTGTAATACGGTTTTTCAAGTATTATTATCGATATGCCCTGGGAAAAACCCTTTCACATCCAAGGACAACCATCATCTCGGCAACCGCCTGCCTTCTCTTCAGTCTTGTCTTCGTTCCCTTTTTAGGGGGGGAATTCATGCCCAAACTGGATGAGGGTTCCCTTGCAATTAATGTGGTGCGCCTTCCCAGTATTTCCCTGACAGAATCGGTAGAAAGTTGCAGGCTGATAGAAAAGACCCTGCTGAAATACCCTGAGGTGGAAACCGTGGTGTCCAAGACCGGAAGACCTGAGATCGCAACGGATCCGATGGGGCAGCAAATCAGCGATGTATTTGTGATGCTCAAACCGAAAAAGACATGGCGTCCAGGCCTGACAAAAGAAGAACTGGTCGTGCAAATGAAAAAAGACCTGGAAAAAATTCCCGGTATGAGATATAGCTTTTCACAGCCCATAGAACTCAGGGTGAGCGAAATGGTTGCCGGAGTTCGATCGGATATCGCCATCTGGCTCTATGGTGAAGATTACGAAGTATTAATACCGAAGGCAGCAGAGATCAATGCGATTATTACCTCTATCGCCGGGGCCAGAGATGTGAAAACCGAGCAGGTAGATGGTTTACCGGTAATACAGACAAAAATTGACCGTACTGCCATTGCCCGGTATGGAATCAACGTATCGGATGTACAGGATGTTATTGAAACGGCCATCGGCGGTAAAGCTGCTACCCAGGTGCTTGAAGACGTGATGAGATTTGATCTTTTCGTACGGTATGCTGAGGAAACGAGGAATACTGTCGAAAAGATAAAAAATATCCTGGTGAGTTCACCAGGTGGTGTGCGTGTGCCACTCAGTCAGCTGGCAGATATCTCCGTGGTGGAAGGGCCTGCACAGATAAGCCGTCAAAACGGAAAACGTCGTATTGTAGTTGAATGCAACGTCCGCGGCAGGGATATCGGGAGTTTTGTGGCTGAGGCGCAAAGGCAGATACAGGCAAACGTTGAACTCCCCGCCGGGTATTATCTGAACTGGGGTGGTCAATTTGAAAACATGCAACAGGCAAAGCATCGTTTATTCATTGTTGTCCCCGTGAGTCTGGGCATAATTTTTGTCCTGCTCTATCTGGCATTCCGGTCGATAAAAAATACCCTGTTGATCTATATCGATATTCCTCTCATGGCAACAGGGGGTATTATCGCGTTGTTTTTACGGGGCATGCCCCTGAGCGTATCGGCAGGGGTAGGATTTATCGTCCTCTTCGGCCTGGGAATTCTCGCCGACACCGTCATGATATCGTTTATTAATGACCTGCGGCAAGGAGGCATGAAGATGCGTGATGCCATAATAGAGGGGGCTACGATACGGCTTCGGCCTATCTTAATGGCGGCATTCACCGATATTATCGGATTTCTGCCCATGGCAGTCTCAAAGGAAATGGGCGCTGAGGTCCAGAAACCTCTGGCAACGGTCATCATAGGAGGACTTATCTTCTCAAACTTTATTTCACTCTTTGTCATCCCCTCACTCTATCAGTGGCTTCCCAAAAGGATAGAGACATCATAA
- a CDS encoding metalloregulator ArsR/SmtB family transcription factor yields MAITKFNEFKTEEKRVAIFCKALAHPARVAIINFLMKKKECMCGDIVNELPLSQSTVSQHLKALKDAGLIKGEIDGPRVCYCIDRETWTEAKKYITLFFSRNVAETEKPC; encoded by the coding sequence ATGGCGATAACAAAATTCAACGAATTTAAAACCGAGGAGAAAAGGGTTGCAATATTTTGCAAGGCGCTGGCTCATCCGGCACGCGTTGCCATTATCAATTTCCTGATGAAAAAAAAGGAATGCATGTGCGGCGATATTGTTAATGAGCTTCCCTTATCACAATCTACCGTATCTCAGCATCTGAAGGCATTGAAAGACGCAGGGTTGATAAAAGGCGAAATAGATGGCCCCAGGGTCTGCTACTGTATTGACCGGGAAACATGGACAGAGGCAAAAAAATATATCACACTGTTTTTTTCACGGAATGTAGCGGAAACAGAGAAACCTTGTTGA
- a CDS encoding GxxExxY protein — protein sequence MNENKLSEKIIGLAIKIHSTLGPGLLESAYEKALVYELTKNGFQVETQKPIHINYEGVLIEEGYRADIIVNDLVILELKSVKQIEDIHLKQLLTYIRLSNKKLGLLINFNEILLKNGIRRVINGKI from the coding sequence ATGAATGAGAATAAATTGTCAGAAAAAATTATAGGCTTGGCAATAAAAATACATTCTACTCTTGGGCCCGGTCTTCTTGAGTCAGCTTACGAAAAAGCCCTGGTTTATGAGCTTACAAAAAATGGTTTTCAGGTAGAAACACAAAAACCAATTCATATAAACTATGAAGGCGTATTAATAGAAGAAGGATATCGTGCAGATATTATTGTGAATGATCTGGTGATACTGGAATTAAAATCAGTTAAGCAGATAGAAGATATTCATTTGAAACAACTTCTTACCTATATACGCCTTTCAAATAAGAAATTGGGATTACTCATCAATTTTAATGAAATTTTATTAAAGAACGGTATTCGGCGAGTTATTAATGGGAAAATTTAA
- the arsB gene encoding ACR3 family arsenite efflux transporter, producing the protein MDKRKTKKSGRKRLSLFEKYLTLWVLMCIGAGIGLGKAAPGVAVQLDALSVYQVSIPIAICLFFMMYPIMVKIDFAKVMRAAKTPKPVAMTLIINWAIKPFTMFFIAWFFLGYVCKGYLPGTEILKNGQEVELWRSYISGAILLGIAPCTAMVLMWSYLAKGNDGLTLVMVAINSLTMLVLYAPLGGVLLGVNAMPIPWETIAFSVAIYVAFPLVTGYGTRRLILAYKGQEWFTEKFLRWLTPVSISALLATLVLLFSFKGEIIMRNPLTIFWISIPLFIQTMVIFSLGYFVLSRLFRLSYEDAAPGAMIGASNHFEVAIATSTMLFGLSSGAALATVVGVLIEVPVMLMLVSLCKKTCGLFQACNLELPQCRSDGKKVKALSR; encoded by the coding sequence ATGGACAAGCGAAAAACGAAAAAAAGTGGGCGGAAGCGATTATCACTCTTTGAGAAATATCTGACACTCTGGGTGCTGATGTGCATCGGCGCGGGTATTGGTCTTGGAAAAGCGGCACCCGGTGTTGCGGTACAATTAGACGCCCTTTCGGTGTATCAGGTATCTATTCCCATTGCTATCTGCCTGTTTTTTATGATGTATCCGATTATGGTAAAGATCGATTTTGCAAAAGTGATGCGGGCGGCAAAAACGCCGAAACCGGTGGCAATGACGCTCATTATCAATTGGGCAATTAAACCGTTTACGATGTTTTTTATTGCCTGGTTTTTCCTGGGATATGTGTGCAAAGGATACCTGCCTGGGACGGAAATCCTTAAAAACGGTCAGGAGGTCGAATTATGGAGAAGCTACATCTCAGGGGCCATCCTGCTGGGCATTGCCCCGTGTACGGCGATGGTGCTGATGTGGAGTTATCTGGCGAAGGGCAATGACGGACTTACCCTGGTGATGGTTGCCATAAACTCGCTGACGATGCTTGTGCTCTACGCACCGCTTGGGGGGGTTCTGCTCGGGGTGAATGCCATGCCGATACCTTGGGAAACAATAGCGTTTTCCGTCGCCATTTATGTGGCCTTTCCACTCGTTACCGGATACGGTACCCGAAGGCTTATACTTGCATACAAGGGACAGGAATGGTTCACTGAGAAGTTCCTGCGATGGCTTACACCGGTCAGCATAAGCGCCCTGCTTGCAACGTTAGTGCTTTTATTTTCCTTTAAGGGTGAGATTATCATGAGAAACCCACTTACCATCTTCTGGATTTCCATCCCACTCTTTATCCAGACGATGGTTATTTTCAGCCTCGGGTATTTTGTTCTGTCAAGATTGTTCAGGCTCTCTTATGAGGATGCAGCTCCCGGAGCCATGATTGGGGCCTCCAACCATTTTGAGGTGGCAATTGCGACATCCACGATGCTGTTTGGGTTATCCTCCGGCGCGGCGCTGGCGACCGTGGTAGGCGTCCTGATAGAGGTTCCCGTAATGCTCATGCTCGTCTCGCTCTGCAAAAAAACCTGTGGCCTGTTTCAGGCATGTAATCTGGAATTACCTCAATGCAGGAGTGACGGAAAAAAGGTAAAAGCATTGAGCCGATGA
- a CDS encoding type I restriction-modification system subunit M N-terminal domain-containing protein has protein sequence MKNIGNIIKTLQNIMRKDPGVSGDAQRIEQLGWMISLKILDDKDKELELLNDKYTSSVPGELQWHNWAADDEGMTGEELKEFIDRKLIPQLKNLDVSSGNKRALIIREIFDGTNNYMKNGTIIR, from the coding sequence ATGAAAAACATCGGAAACATCATAAAAACTTTACAGAACATCATGCGCAAGGATCCGGGCGTGTCCGGAGACGCTCAGCGCATTGAGCAGTTGGGGTGGATGATCAGTCTCAAGATTCTAGATGATAAGGACAAAGAGCTGGAACTTCTCAATGACAAATATACTTCCTCTGTGCCAGGTGAATTGCAGTGGCACAACTGGGCGGCAGACGATGAAGGCATGACCGGAGAAGAGCTTAAAGAGTTTATTGATAGAAAACTGATTCCCCAACTGAAAAACCTCGATGTAAGCTCCGGCAATAAACGCGCCCTCATTATCCGCGAAATATTCGACGGCACCAATAACTACATGAAGAATGGCACTATCATTCGCTAG
- a CDS encoding SAM-dependent methyltransferase → MRDLQSAGNYGEFYTPRALTSFITEMINPRLGEKVLDPACGTGGFLTSAIENIRRQDVKGVDDLKKLEKIIHGMEFKPLPFMLCVTNLILHDNEAHPEKRV, encoded by the coding sequence CTGCGTGATCTTCAAAGCGCGGGAAATTACGGAGAGTTTTATACGCCCCGTGCCTTAACCTCGTTTATTACGGAAATGATTAACCCCCGATTGGGAGAAAAGGTGCTGGACCCTGCCTGCGGCACCGGTGGATTCTTAACCAGCGCCATAGAAAATATCCGCAGGCAGGATGTAAAAGGTGTTGATGACCTTAAGAAGCTGGAGAAGATCATTCATGGCATGGAATTCAAGCCTCTTCCCTTCATGCTCTGTGTTACCAATTTGATCCTGCACGACAACGAAGCCCATCCAGAAAAGCGAGTTTGA
- a CDS encoding AAA family ATPase, which translates to MGRSIDKVSLKGFKSIEELNQFPVNKLNVLIGANGAGKTNFVDFFRMLRTFADECFQQFVLDSGGGDGFLFLGPKVTSTISSRLEFGPNAYEFYLKPTAHGALQITRETVEYSGNTQIIGSGSLESALRKRRDDRSLRYPPSYGVPHYVYESVSSWTVYHFHDTSPLASMRRDQSVRDWSLFRHDASNIAPFLLNLTEWKQDSYELIRDTVRLIAPFFDDFLLRPQAKGSDEQVRLEWRQKGSDFPFQSNQLSDGTMRFICLATALLQPEPPATVVIDEPELGLHPYAISILADLIKSASERTQVIISTQSPTLLDYFEPEEVVVVNRMRGRSTFERLDAENLKEWLEDYSVGELWRKNVVQGGPVSE; encoded by the coding sequence ATGGGACGATCAATCGATAAGGTTTCGCTCAAGGGATTCAAGTCAATCGAAGAGCTTAACCAATTTCCAGTGAACAAGCTCAATGTCCTCATCGGAGCCAACGGCGCAGGAAAAACAAATTTTGTTGACTTCTTCCGAATGTTACGCACCTTTGCCGACGAGTGCTTTCAGCAATTTGTATTGGACTCTGGTGGCGGCGACGGTTTCCTGTTCCTCGGTCCGAAGGTAACTTCCACCATTTCGTCTCGACTTGAATTTGGGCCGAATGCTTACGAATTTTACCTCAAGCCCACAGCACATGGTGCACTTCAGATTACGCGGGAAACCGTAGAGTACAGCGGCAATACACAGATCATTGGTTCAGGGAGTCTGGAGTCCGCACTGAGGAAACGGAGGGACGATAGGAGTCTTCGGTATCCACCAAGCTACGGAGTTCCACACTACGTTTACGAATCCGTCTCCAGTTGGACAGTGTACCATTTCCATGATACAAGCCCGCTGGCCTCAATGCGGCGGGATCAATCGGTGCGGGATTGGAGTCTGTTTCGGCATGATGCATCCAACATTGCTCCGTTCCTGTTGAATCTGACAGAATGGAAGCAGGACAGCTACGAACTGATTCGTGACACAGTTCGGCTCATAGCCCCGTTCTTCGATGACTTCCTCCTGCGACCTCAGGCGAAGGGAAGTGACGAACAGGTTCGTCTTGAGTGGCGGCAAAAGGGAAGCGACTTTCCGTTTCAATCCAACCAACTGTCTGATGGTACGATGCGATTCATTTGCCTTGCGACGGCATTGTTGCAGCCGGAACCACCAGCGACCGTTGTGATTGATGAGCCAGAACTTGGCCTGCATCCGTATGCCATCTCGATACTGGCAGACCTCATCAAATCTGCATCCGAACGAACGCAGGTCATCATCTCAACCCAGTCTCCAACGCTGCTGGACTACTTTGAGCCGGAAGAAGTCGTGGTGGTGAATCGAATGCGTGGACGTTCGACATTCGAGCGACTTGATGCAGAAAACCTGAAGGAGTGGTTGGAGGATTACTCAGTCGGTGAACTCTGGCGAAAGAATGTTGTTCAGGGAGGACCGGTCAGTGAATGA
- a CDS encoding DUF488 family protein has translation MFTTKRVYEEPDKNDGTRVLVDRLWPRGLKKEHARIDYWMKEVAPSNALRKWFAHKEERWQEFKHRYHEELKGKKALMKQLSVLGKDKKVTLLYAARDEKRNNARALLEILETQ, from the coding sequence GTGTTTACAACAAAACGGGTTTATGAGGAACCGGACAAAAACGATGGGACAAGGGTTTTAGTCGATCGTCTCTGGCCGCGCGGTCTCAAAAAAGAGCACGCACGGATCGATTACTGGATGAAAGAGGTTGCCCCCAGCAATGCCCTCCGGAAATGGTTTGCTCATAAAGAGGAGCGTTGGCAGGAGTTTAAACACCGTTATCACGAAGAATTGAAAGGGAAAAAAGCATTAATGAAACAATTGAGTGTCTTAGGGAAAGACAAAAAGGTTACATTATTATATGCTGCCAGAGACGAAAAAAGAAATAACGCACGGGCACTTCTGGAGATACTGGAAACTCAATAA
- a CDS encoding DUF4276 family protein, producing MNELVVIAEGETEQTFVRDQLAAHLALYGTTVWAVLPGRHRGQGGVKKWEVARQDIIRILRERRYCSTMFDFYGLPDDWPGRVKSRTLPWNERASHVEQEIHNDIALAMGGSFNPKFFVPYVQLHEFEALAFADVKALTSVIHPLSKETPERLIGSFTEILDTAGHPEAINDNYETCPSRQIAVVVLHTENGHMVLLSRAASEWMYFVNSVTTSLPG from the coding sequence GTGAATGAACTTGTTGTCATCGCCGAGGGCGAGACAGAACAAACATTCGTCAGAGACCAGTTGGCGGCGCATCTTGCTCTGTATGGGACAACTGTTTGGGCCGTACTTCCCGGCAGACATCGAGGGCAAGGCGGCGTCAAGAAATGGGAGGTCGCCCGGCAGGATATTATTCGCATCCTACGAGAACGCCGCTATTGCTCCACGATGTTTGACTTCTATGGGTTGCCAGATGACTGGCCGGGAAGAGTGAAGTCACGGACGTTGCCTTGGAACGAACGGGCATCGCACGTCGAACAAGAAATCCATAACGATATCGCATTGGCAATGGGAGGGAGTTTCAATCCAAAGTTTTTCGTTCCCTACGTGCAACTCCACGAGTTTGAGGCACTGGCGTTTGCTGACGTGAAAGCGCTGACGTCAGTGATACATCCGCTTTCAAAAGAAACACCTGAACGACTAATCGGGAGTTTTACAGAAATTCTTGACACGGCGGGGCACCCAGAAGCAATCAATGACAACTACGAGACATGTCCGTCTCGGCAGATTGCAGTAGTGGTCCTGCATACCGAAAACGGACACATGGTCCTATTGTCACGAGCCGCATCGGAATGGATGTACTTCGTGAACAGTGTAACCACTTCGCTTCCTGGTTGA
- a CDS encoding DEAD/DEAH box helicase family protein, whose protein sequence is MSNKKNLSERDICTQFILPALVKAGWDVEKQVREEVFFTDGRIFVKGNKTARGRRKRADLILYLKPNIPIAVIEAKDNNHSMGAGLQQALNYAEILDVPVAFSSNGDGFVLHDRSGFSGQIEKELSLAAFPSPDELWNMYKRYKRIETPEQEDIASFDYFFDGSGRSPRYYQQIAINRTVEAIACGQNRILLVMATGTGKTYTAFQIIYRLWKNGRKKRILFLADRNVLIDQTRRNDFKHFKDRMTVIRKKKIDKAFEIYLALYQGLTNYNEDKDAYKEFSRDFFDLVVIDECHRGSAAADSAWRAILDYFCSATHIGLTATPRETKEISNIEYFGDPIYTYTLKQGIEDGFLAPYKVIRVGLSTDLEGWRPETGKKDKDGNEVEDRIYNTKDFDRNLVIDERTKIVAKKVSEYLRKTSRFDKTIVFCMDIEHAERMRQAIAIENPDLTLENHKYVMRITGDDEEGKREVDNFINPEERYPVIATTSKLMTTGVDAQTCKLIVLDSNRS, encoded by the coding sequence ATGAGTAATAAAAAAAATCTGTCCGAAAGAGATATATGCACGCAATTTATCCTGCCGGCGCTTGTGAAGGCAGGATGGGATGTTGAAAAGCAGGTCCGGGAAGAGGTCTTTTTTACTGACGGCAGAATCTTTGTCAAAGGCAATAAGACTGCCCGGGGCAGAAGAAAGCGTGCTGATCTCATTCTCTACCTCAAGCCGAATATCCCTATCGCTGTTATCGAAGCAAAGGACAACAATCACTCCATGGGCGCCGGATTACAACAGGCATTAAACTATGCGGAGATACTTGATGTACCGGTAGCATTCAGCTCAAACGGAGATGGTTTCGTCTTGCATGATCGATCTGGTTTCTCCGGGCAGATCGAGAAAGAATTGTCTCTCGCTGCCTTCCCTTCCCCCGATGAGCTTTGGAATATGTACAAAAGATATAAAAGAATCGAAACCCCTGAACAGGAAGATATTGCATCTTTTGACTATTTCTTTGACGGCTCTGGACGGTCGCCCCGTTACTATCAACAGATTGCCATTAACCGAACCGTGGAGGCTATTGCCTGCGGACAGAACCGAATCCTTCTCGTCATGGCTACCGGAACGGGAAAGACATATACCGCTTTTCAGATAATATATCGGCTTTGGAAAAATGGACGCAAAAAGAGAATACTTTTCCTGGCAGATCGTAATGTGCTTATCGATCAAACCAGGCGCAATGACTTTAAACATTTTAAAGACCGCATGACCGTTATCAGAAAGAAAAAGATTGACAAGGCGTTTGAAATTTACCTTGCCCTCTATCAGGGGTTAACGAACTACAATGAAGACAAGGATGCGTACAAGGAATTCAGCCGTGATTTCTTTGATCTTGTGGTTATTGATGAGTGCCATCGTGGAAGTGCGGCTGCCGACAGCGCATGGCGGGCTATACTTGATTATTTTTGTTCCGCTACTCATATCGGTCTCACTGCAACGCCGAGAGAAACAAAGGAAATATCGAACATAGAATACTTCGGCGATCCGATTTATACCTACACACTCAAACAAGGTATTGAAGATGGATTTCTCGCCCCTTACAAAGTCATTCGTGTCGGTCTTAGTACCGACCTTGAAGGCTGGCGGCCCGAGACAGGCAAAAAGGATAAAGACGGCAATGAGGTTGAGGATCGTATTTATAACACCAAAGACTTTGACAGAAACCTGGTGATTGACGAGCGGACAAAGATTGTAGCCAAAAAGGTGTCTGAGTATTTACGAAAAACAAGCCGTTTTGACAAAACAATAGTTTTTTGTATGGATATTGAACACGCCGAACGGATGAGGCAGGCAATCGCCATTGAAAACCCGGACCTTACGCTTGAGAACCACAAGTATGTCATGCGCATTACCGGTGACGATGAGGAAGGCAAACGCGAGGTGGATAATTTCATAAACCCGGAGGAACGTTATCCGGTTATTGCTACCACGTCGAAATTGATGACCACCGGCGTTGACGCGCAGACCTGCAAATTGATTGTGCTTGATTCAAACAGATCATAG